From Agrobacterium tumefaciens, a single genomic window includes:
- a CDS encoding IclR family transcriptional regulator, with product MPRCSGRDWVLNDGIGNEDGGEADKRSGVIQSVSIAARFLTILAQSESALALGELARRAKSGRSTAHRYMQSLVKEGLVAQDQVTGAYDLGPAALSLGISALRRISPVEVAARHMKTLAATIGASCGVAIWTDRGPTIVQWYRSSSFAISTVSLGDVLPLDNTACGLVFQAYLPADRIDAVRKLQPDAFRGARPDEEQFSDIRKKGGAELDEHLFNALTGKAVPVFNAHGEIACVVTTVSFVKTARSEGHFAALLEAGRLATSDSGLPVRS from the coding sequence ATGCCGAGATGCAGTGGGAGAGATTGGGTTTTGAACGACGGTATAGGCAATGAAGACGGCGGCGAAGCGGACAAACGATCTGGTGTCATTCAGTCTGTTTCGATCGCAGCGCGATTCCTGACCATTCTGGCTCAGTCCGAATCAGCTCTCGCACTCGGCGAACTGGCGCGGCGCGCCAAAAGCGGACGCTCAACCGCGCATCGCTACATGCAGAGCCTTGTAAAAGAGGGGCTGGTCGCCCAGGATCAGGTCACAGGCGCCTACGATCTCGGTCCGGCAGCTCTGAGCCTCGGTATCAGTGCACTGCGGCGCATAAGCCCGGTGGAAGTCGCGGCACGTCATATGAAAACGCTTGCGGCAACGATTGGCGCCAGTTGTGGCGTAGCAATCTGGACCGATCGCGGCCCGACGATTGTTCAGTGGTATCGCAGCTCCAGCTTTGCCATCAGCACAGTCTCGCTGGGAGACGTTCTTCCCCTTGATAACACGGCCTGCGGTCTGGTGTTTCAGGCCTATCTTCCGGCAGATCGCATCGATGCGGTGCGCAAACTCCAACCGGACGCCTTTCGGGGCGCACGCCCGGACGAGGAGCAGTTTTCGGACATCCGCAAAAAGGGCGGCGCCGAACTCGATGAGCATCTTTTCAACGCGTTGACGGGAAAGGCCGTGCCGGTTTTCAATGCCCACGGCGAAATTGCCTGTGTTGTTACCACCGTCTCCTTTGTGAAAACGGCGCGATCCGAGGGGCATTTTGCGGCGTTGCTGGAGGCTGGCCGGCTGGCGACATCGGATTCAGGCTTGCCGGTCAGGTCTTGA
- a CDS encoding FadR family transcriptional regulator, producing MQTVSRSSLTQEAAQAIRGEIVAGRWVIGDKLPNEAGLSAMLSVSRGTVREAVRVLVAQGFLETRQGSGTYVLSVTDPTETLTMARRASLRDQFEARCALDVEAARLAAIRRTPAIIGELRRLLAERGNYEGGDNSAFIVRDLAFHKAVVAASGNRAMVEIYEFFSVSIAETIQATLRAEVPEPDMQAHADIVDAIESGDADKAAVAVRSFMAPIFSTLDRL from the coding sequence ATGCAAACCGTAAGCAGATCCAGCCTGACGCAAGAGGCAGCTCAAGCCATACGAGGTGAGATTGTCGCGGGTCGCTGGGTGATCGGTGACAAGCTTCCTAACGAGGCGGGGCTGTCGGCAATGCTTTCTGTCAGTCGCGGTACCGTGCGCGAGGCCGTCCGTGTCCTCGTGGCACAGGGTTTCCTCGAAACACGACAGGGCTCTGGCACCTACGTGCTTTCCGTAACCGACCCGACCGAAACCTTGACCATGGCGCGGCGTGCAAGCCTACGCGATCAGTTTGAAGCGCGTTGCGCTCTGGACGTCGAGGCTGCACGACTGGCTGCGATACGACGAACACCCGCCATCATTGGCGAGTTGCGGCGCCTGCTGGCTGAACGGGGCAACTACGAGGGCGGCGACAATTCCGCGTTCATCGTGCGCGATCTCGCCTTCCACAAGGCAGTTGTCGCGGCGTCTGGAAACCGCGCGATGGTCGAAATCTACGAGTTCTTTTCGGTCTCCATCGCTGAGACAATTCAGGCGACACTGCGCGCAGAAGTGCCCGAACCCGATATGCAGGCCCATGCGGATATCGTCGACGCGATCGAATCCGGTGATGCCGACAAAGCCGCTGTCGCAGTTCGCAGCTTTATGGCCCCTATCTTCTCCACTCTCGACAGATTGTAA
- a CDS encoding iron chelate uptake ABC transporter family permease subunit: MRSGFPPVFRFGNVSIIWRPRSIIVCFGLLLAATIVAMLLLGTGSLKFSPKEVLETLLGATQNPAAERIVLGVRLPRVLTAALVGACLGAAGSIFQSISRNPLGSPDILGFTTGAATGAIVQIILFDAGALETAAAAVVAGLAAAGLVYSLAMKGQSSGGYRLVLVGIGVGAVLSGLNTVLLVKGDLDQAMSAQLWLGGSLSTRSWSHVLPAAIGLFAVIPFVLTYASRLDVIEMGDDTAGQLGVNVERTRFLMVMMGVGLTAIATAAAGPIAFIALIAPQLARRLTHAPQVPLLSSALMGATLLLCADLLAQRLPLNLNLPIGLMTGMIGGVYLLWILARRGKG, from the coding sequence ATGAGAAGTGGTTTTCCGCCTGTGTTCCGCTTCGGCAACGTATCGATCATCTGGAGACCAAGGAGCATCATTGTCTGCTTCGGCTTGCTGCTAGCGGCGACAATTGTTGCCATGCTTCTTCTGGGAACAGGGAGTCTCAAGTTCAGTCCGAAAGAGGTGCTGGAAACGCTCCTTGGTGCCACTCAAAATCCCGCTGCCGAGCGCATCGTGCTTGGAGTCCGGCTGCCACGGGTTCTCACAGCCGCGCTGGTTGGAGCTTGTCTTGGCGCGGCCGGTTCAATCTTTCAGTCGATTTCACGCAATCCGCTTGGGTCACCTGACATACTCGGCTTCACCACGGGCGCCGCGACGGGCGCCATCGTTCAGATCATTCTTTTTGATGCTGGAGCGTTGGAGACTGCGGCGGCGGCCGTGGTGGCGGGGCTCGCTGCTGCTGGACTTGTATATAGCCTGGCGATGAAAGGGCAATCGAGTGGCGGTTATCGGCTTGTGCTTGTCGGTATCGGGGTCGGTGCCGTTCTTTCAGGCCTGAATACGGTGCTACTTGTGAAAGGAGACCTTGACCAGGCCATGTCCGCACAGCTCTGGCTTGGCGGTTCACTCAGTACGCGAAGCTGGTCGCATGTCCTACCGGCGGCGATTGGCCTTTTCGCGGTTATTCCATTCGTTCTCACCTATGCAAGTCGACTGGACGTCATTGAGATGGGTGATGATACGGCTGGGCAGCTCGGTGTCAATGTGGAGCGCACCCGCTTTCTAATGGTCATGATGGGTGTCGGGCTGACTGCCATTGCTACAGCTGCCGCCGGCCCCATAGCCTTCATTGCCTTGATTGCTCCGCAACTTGCCCGACGCCTGACGCATGCACCACAGGTGCCACTGTTATCGAGTGCGTTGATGGGGGCAACACTTCTCCTTTGCGCGGATCTCCTGGCGCAACGGCTACCACTTAATCTCAACCTGCCGATCGGACTTATGACCGGCATGATCGGTGGGGTCTATCTTTTGTGGATTCTGGCCCGCAGGGGAAAGGGATAA
- a CDS encoding FadR family transcriptional regulator gives MSALTDWLSESSPISRKNAAEAVFEELRSAIISGRIEVGRRLPSEAHLASKYGVSRPVIREALRSLQTLGMTQTRTGSGTFVTTATPSSDLSYSGYSARDLIEARPFIEVPAAGWAALRRTKQQSMRLLKLCDDMEKEEDPLRWVRLDSDFHMLLAEASGNAVFAKIVMDSRDALMQQSELVNLMASRRVASNLEHRQIATAVDAGSQDDASRAMELHLGQVKLAVTEIIGAVQPDR, from the coding sequence ATGAGTGCATTGACTGATTGGTTGTCAGAAAGTAGCCCGATCAGTCGCAAAAATGCGGCTGAAGCGGTATTCGAAGAGCTGCGTTCTGCGATAATTTCCGGCCGTATCGAAGTTGGCAGGCGCCTGCCATCTGAGGCTCATCTCGCGTCGAAATACGGTGTCAGCCGTCCGGTTATTCGTGAAGCCCTTCGTTCACTTCAGACGCTGGGAATGACACAGACGCGGACAGGAAGCGGCACGTTCGTGACGACCGCCACGCCATCAAGCGATCTGAGTTATAGTGGTTATTCTGCACGAGATCTGATCGAAGCGCGCCCATTCATCGAGGTTCCTGCCGCTGGCTGGGCCGCCTTGCGCCGCACGAAACAGCAATCCATGCGCCTCCTAAAACTCTGCGATGATATGGAGAAGGAAGAAGACCCCCTTCGCTGGGTCAGGCTCGATTCCGATTTCCATATGCTCCTGGCAGAAGCGTCCGGCAATGCCGTGTTCGCCAAGATTGTCATGGATTCACGCGATGCACTCATGCAGCAGTCCGAACTGGTCAACCTGATGGCCAGTCGCCGTGTGGCATCCAACCTCGAACATCGACAGATTGCAACAGCGGTCGATGCTGGCTCGCAAGACGACGCCTCGCGAGCCATGGAGCTTCACCTCGGTCAGGTGAAGCTGGCAGTCACCGAGATTATCGGCGCAGTTCAGCCGGATCGCTGA
- a CDS encoding iron ABC transporter permease, producing the protein MTSRRARRIAVTAGLFGFLIVLSVASLGLGSRHIDLQTVRASFLAYNPAIDEHLIIWSLRAPRTLIAILAGVALGVAGALTQAVTRNPLAEPGLLGVNAGAATAVIFGVVVLGIHDIASYVWLGFAGAAASACAVLLLGRAGRSGTDPVRLVLAGAGLSIVLGSVTGVVVLNAPVDVLDNFRNWAAGSVEGRGFDIAGVLALAVVFGSIIAMAISSNLNAIALGEELGRSLGASAGATMIGACGAVTLLAGAATAAAGPITFLGLVAPQITRSVIGPDCRWTIPVSGLTGGCVLLLSDIVGRIVVAPEEIAAGIVVLLIGGPSFICAARHFRLGKA; encoded by the coding sequence ATGACGTCACGTCGCGCCCGTCGAATTGCGGTCACTGCGGGGCTCTTTGGCTTCCTGATCGTGCTTTCGGTCGCAAGCCTTGGTCTCGGTTCCAGGCACATCGACCTGCAGACCGTTAGGGCTTCTTTTCTGGCATATAATCCGGCCATCGATGAGCATCTGATCATTTGGTCGTTGCGCGCACCGCGAACGCTTATTGCAATACTGGCCGGTGTTGCGCTTGGCGTAGCCGGTGCTCTCACACAGGCGGTCACCCGCAACCCGCTCGCCGAACCGGGTTTGCTCGGTGTTAACGCCGGTGCCGCGACCGCTGTTATTTTTGGTGTCGTGGTTCTCGGCATCCATGACATCGCTAGCTACGTCTGGTTGGGCTTTGCCGGAGCAGCCGCATCTGCCTGCGCGGTCCTGCTGCTCGGTCGTGCCGGAAGAAGTGGAACCGATCCGGTGCGTCTGGTGCTTGCGGGTGCGGGGCTTTCCATCGTTCTTGGCTCGGTCACTGGTGTGGTCGTCCTGAATGCGCCGGTAGACGTTCTCGACAATTTCAGAAACTGGGCCGCGGGCTCGGTCGAAGGAAGAGGCTTCGACATTGCGGGCGTGCTAGCCCTTGCAGTCGTGTTCGGTTCCATCATCGCCATGGCAATTTCATCCAATCTGAATGCCATCGCCTTGGGAGAAGAGCTTGGCAGATCACTTGGCGCCAGCGCTGGCGCTACAATGATTGGGGCGTGTGGCGCGGTGACACTTCTGGCAGGGGCTGCAACCGCAGCAGCTGGTCCGATAACCTTCCTGGGGCTGGTCGCACCACAGATAACACGCAGCGTTATCGGACCTGATTGCCGTTGGACAATACCGGTATCCGGGCTGACTGGGGGATGCGTTCTGCTGCTCTCCGATATCGTTGGCCGTATCGTGGTTGCGCCCGAGGAAATTGCTGCGGGAATTGTCGTTCTGTTGATCGGGGGACCGTCCTTCATCTGCGCCGCCCGTCATTTTCGTTTGGGGAAAGCATGA
- a CDS encoding TonB-dependent receptor, with the protein MTSRPILRFSSSVSILTLALLTASPARSQDATNQNEDATVLKPIIITGEKVARDLKSTASSVAIKSAREIEKEKTGNATVSEVIADTANVVFPDNVSAPIIRGQDTQGPNTGATAFFAGTVPRATINVDGHYLGYNEFIYGATSAWDVESIEVFRGPQTTSQGANAIAGAIVVNTKDPTFTPEGAYQAELGSYHTKRASLALSGPIVGEDLAARIAIDYSGRDTFIDYINSGFASKGTDQDFMEFNARLKFLWEPSEIPGLSTKLTLSHSNANRPSQEAASVPFDALNHTTTTMPSWRQRTDTAILDISYDFENGVKVFNQTQFTDSNAKRRVGVVNNGDADVDQTNVSEEVRVTFGEQDDTLSGVVGIFYNHTQADEALYLAYNGKTTSTFDDQKDNLGLFTEMTYRLSDQWSLTGGLRYQRDQIQRSGTSVYAANPVDFDTTFSAVLPKASIAYAVTDDWTVGALVSRGYNPGGVSLNISAQKWMEFKEEKLWNYELFTRANLLDDRLTLTGNLFYMDMKNAQYNIPVQVTSTLTQSYTINAEEAHAYGLEIGGDYRVLDNLTFKANAGLLKTEIERMSSNTTYEGNEFAKSPGYMVSFGASWDVTEKFNVSGQVRHLDGYYSDIGNTKAYVIEPYTIADVRASYQFREGLKVYGYVKNVFDERAPTYMQQNRGIGGLEASMTAPRMFGIGVKGSF; encoded by the coding sequence ATGACATCGCGCCCCATCCTTCGTTTTTCGAGCAGCGTCAGCATCCTGACACTCGCACTCCTGACCGCCTCACCCGCACGATCGCAGGACGCGACGAACCAGAACGAGGACGCCACAGTTCTGAAACCGATCATCATCACCGGGGAAAAGGTGGCACGTGATCTGAAGAGCACAGCCTCCTCAGTTGCGATCAAATCAGCGCGAGAAATCGAGAAGGAGAAGACAGGAAACGCGACCGTTTCGGAGGTTATTGCGGACACCGCCAACGTGGTCTTCCCCGACAATGTCAGTGCCCCGATCATTCGCGGACAGGACACACAGGGACCGAACACCGGTGCTACGGCCTTCTTCGCCGGCACTGTTCCGCGCGCAACAATCAATGTCGACGGCCACTATCTCGGCTACAATGAATTCATTTACGGTGCGACATCCGCGTGGGATGTCGAAAGCATCGAAGTCTTCCGCGGGCCACAGACGACATCGCAAGGCGCCAATGCGATCGCGGGCGCGATCGTCGTCAACACCAAGGACCCGACGTTCACGCCAGAAGGTGCCTACCAGGCCGAATTGGGCAGCTACCACACCAAGCGCGCATCGCTCGCACTCTCTGGTCCCATCGTTGGCGAGGACCTGGCTGCCCGTATCGCGATTGATTACTCGGGGCGCGATACGTTCATCGACTACATCAATTCCGGATTTGCCAGCAAAGGCACAGATCAGGATTTCATGGAATTCAACGCTCGACTGAAGTTCCTTTGGGAGCCTTCCGAGATCCCGGGTCTCAGCACCAAGCTCACGCTTTCGCACAGCAACGCCAACCGCCCCAGCCAGGAAGCGGCATCGGTCCCATTCGATGCGCTGAACCACACGACAACAACAATGCCGAGCTGGCGACAGCGAACCGACACAGCAATCTTGGACATCAGCTACGATTTTGAGAATGGTGTGAAGGTATTTAACCAGACGCAATTCACGGATTCGAATGCCAAGCGGCGGGTCGGCGTGGTGAATAATGGCGACGCAGATGTCGATCAGACCAATGTGTCGGAAGAAGTCCGCGTCACATTCGGCGAACAGGATGACACGCTCAGCGGTGTGGTCGGCATCTTCTATAACCACACACAGGCCGATGAGGCGCTCTACCTCGCCTATAATGGCAAGACGACATCGACCTTCGATGACCAGAAGGACAATCTTGGTCTTTTCACCGAAATGACCTATCGCCTAAGCGATCAGTGGTCCTTGACAGGTGGCCTGCGTTACCAGCGCGACCAAATTCAACGAAGCGGCACCTCTGTCTATGCGGCAAACCCCGTCGATTTCGATACGACCTTCTCCGCAGTCCTGCCAAAAGCATCGATTGCCTACGCCGTCACGGACGACTGGACCGTTGGTGCTCTCGTCAGCCGCGGATACAATCCCGGTGGTGTTTCCCTCAACATCTCCGCGCAGAAATGGATGGAGTTCAAAGAGGAGAAGCTCTGGAACTACGAGCTCTTTACCCGTGCGAACCTCCTCGACGACCGGCTGACGCTCACTGGCAATCTGTTCTACATGGACATGAAAAACGCCCAATATAACATTCCTGTCCAGGTGACTTCGACGCTGACCCAGTCTTACACGATCAACGCAGAGGAGGCGCACGCCTACGGTCTGGAGATTGGTGGCGACTATCGGGTTCTCGATAATCTGACATTCAAGGCGAACGCCGGTCTGCTCAAGACCGAAATCGAAAGAATGTCCAGCAACACGACTTACGAAGGCAATGAATTCGCCAAATCACCGGGCTATATGGTCAGCTTCGGCGCGAGCTGGGATGTGACTGAAAAATTCAACGTATCAGGTCAGGTTCGCCATCTTGATGGCTATTATTCCGACATTGGAAACACAAAAGCCTACGTGATCGAGCCCTACACAATTGCCGATGTCCGTGCGAGCTATCAGTTCCGTGAGGGGCTCAAAGTCTATGGCTACGTCAAGAATGTCTTCGACGAACGCGCGCCGACATACATGCAGCAGAACCGCGGCATCGGCGGACTGGAGGCAAGCATGACCGCGCCACGCATGTTCGGTATCGGCGTCAAAGGTTCGTTCTAA
- the fepB gene encoding Fe2+-enterobactin ABC transporter substrate-binding protein translates to MARRRTFLFIGLCLTLSATAPFSHALAAQPDWPRAIEHAKGKLTLPAKPKRIISTAPSLTGILLAIGAPVVASAATTPSGMTDATGFFSQWSDVAHQRGVEVLYGNLVFDIEAVIGWNPDLIIGSSTGADSVAQHYAELNHQHLPVMIVDYANHGWQDVARQLGRATGREEQAEAAIKEFDQYAADAATKFALAAGKVTVVGYNIGGSYSIGKPESAQAQVLSSLGMTVAGLPDTLRGGVTRSSDFDFISHENLPAAITGDTVFLLRASPKDVEAFLADPILANLPAVINRRVYPLGQSSFRIDYYSGRQMIDTVVDSMRKP, encoded by the coding sequence ATGGCCAGACGCCGAACGTTTCTGTTCATAGGACTTTGCCTGACACTGTCCGCAACCGCTCCCTTTAGTCATGCTTTGGCTGCGCAACCGGATTGGCCGCGTGCGATCGAACACGCCAAGGGAAAGCTGACGTTGCCGGCCAAGCCTAAGCGGATCATTTCGACAGCACCTAGCCTGACTGGTATCCTCCTTGCCATCGGGGCGCCGGTGGTGGCTTCGGCTGCAACAACACCAAGTGGAATGACCGATGCGACCGGCTTCTTTTCCCAATGGTCAGATGTCGCTCATCAACGCGGTGTTGAGGTTCTCTACGGAAATCTTGTGTTCGATATCGAGGCGGTTATCGGATGGAACCCGGATCTGATCATCGGCTCATCAACCGGTGCCGACAGCGTCGCTCAACATTATGCGGAGCTGAACCACCAGCATCTGCCGGTGATGATTGTCGATTATGCCAATCACGGCTGGCAAGATGTCGCGCGTCAGTTGGGACGTGCGACCGGACGGGAAGAGCAAGCTGAAGCGGCCATAAAGGAGTTTGATCAGTACGCAGCCGACGCGGCCACGAAGTTTGCTTTGGCGGCTGGTAAGGTCACTGTTGTCGGTTACAACATCGGTGGCAGCTATTCGATCGGCAAGCCTGAGAGCGCACAAGCGCAAGTCCTGTCATCGCTCGGCATGACCGTGGCGGGGCTTCCCGACACCTTGCGTGGTGGCGTCACCCGGTCAAGCGACTTTGACTTCATTTCCCACGAAAATCTGCCGGCAGCGATCACAGGCGATACAGTTTTCCTGTTGCGCGCAAGCCCGAAGGATGTTGAAGCGTTTCTGGCTGACCCTATCCTCGCCAACCTTCCGGCAGTCATCAATCGGCGGGTCTATCCCCTCGGTCAGTCGTCGTTTCGCATCGACTATTACTCGGGACGTCAGATGATTGATACTGTTGTCGATTCGATGCGCAAACCATGA
- a CDS encoding NtaA/DmoA family FMN-dependent monooxygenase (This protein belongs to a clade of FMN-dependent monooxygenases, within a broader family of flavin-dependent oxidoreductases, the luciferase-like monooxygenase (LMM) family, some of whose members use coenzyme F420 rather than FMN.) has protein sequence MNQSKLHIGFCLAPLWLQVPSTEADKTGIPPDPIDFATSLAKRAEAAKLDFVFQVDYVGILKRARKASGLAPVGLEPTVLFAAIARSTTHIGMVTTASTTFNLPYVVARQMQSLNWISNGRIGWNIVTSIEGAENFGDEPMPPAETRYRKAAEFTHVVRRLWQSNPGNMPGKEPQSIEHQGEFFSIKGPLNVPCHASGEPLLFQAGASDIGRDFSASIANGTFAATPDMTAAIDLRSDLRRRARAHGRKAEDIKVLPGLHFFLAKTREEAVALHEKAHAHLGEDYRRQSVKAVLGLDLADMPLDAKVTAAMLPSIDQPVRSRTHADLLRRFIEREEPSVAHILKRPEVVGSAHWVSVGTPQDVAEEIAEWHDAGALDGFIALPGGSPASLALFFDELVPLLQQRGLFRTEYKGATLRDHLGASTENDLVEL, from the coding sequence ATGAACCAGTCCAAACTTCATATCGGATTTTGCCTGGCGCCGCTTTGGCTTCAGGTTCCATCTACCGAGGCCGACAAGACTGGAATACCACCGGACCCGATTGATTTTGCGACGTCTCTTGCCAAGCGGGCGGAAGCTGCAAAGCTCGATTTCGTTTTTCAGGTCGATTACGTCGGCATTCTCAAACGCGCACGCAAAGCCAGTGGTCTAGCCCCGGTCGGCCTCGAGCCTACGGTCCTCTTTGCTGCGATTGCCCGGTCCACGACACATATCGGGATGGTGACGACAGCATCGACCACGTTCAATCTTCCCTATGTCGTGGCGCGCCAGATGCAATCCCTGAACTGGATCAGCAATGGGCGTATCGGCTGGAATATCGTCACATCGATCGAGGGAGCCGAAAATTTTGGCGACGAGCCAATGCCTCCGGCTGAAACCCGCTACCGAAAAGCTGCAGAATTTACCCATGTCGTCCGCCGCCTGTGGCAAAGCAATCCAGGCAACATGCCCGGTAAAGAGCCTCAATCTATCGAACATCAAGGTGAGTTCTTCAGTATCAAGGGACCACTCAATGTTCCCTGCCATGCATCGGGCGAACCTCTGCTTTTCCAGGCCGGCGCCTCAGACATCGGCCGCGACTTTTCCGCGTCGATCGCCAATGGAACATTTGCGGCGACACCGGACATGACGGCAGCGATCGACCTCAGGAGCGATCTGCGTAGACGCGCTCGCGCTCATGGGCGGAAAGCGGAAGACATCAAGGTATTGCCCGGTCTCCACTTCTTCCTGGCAAAGACACGCGAAGAAGCCGTTGCCTTGCACGAGAAAGCCCACGCCCATCTCGGCGAAGACTACCGTCGGCAATCGGTCAAGGCTGTCCTCGGCCTCGATCTCGCCGATATGCCGCTCGATGCAAAGGTGACCGCTGCAATGTTGCCGTCAATCGACCAGCCTGTGCGCAGCCGCACCCATGCCGATCTTTTGCGCCGCTTCATCGAGCGAGAGGAACCGTCAGTCGCACACATCTTGAAACGTCCGGAAGTCGTCGGCTCCGCCCATTGGGTGTCGGTCGGCACACCGCAGGACGTTGCCGAGGAAATTGCCGAATGGCACGACGCGGGAGCCTTGGACGGCTTCATCGCCTTGCCCGGAGGCTCTCCCGCATCGCTTGCATTGTTTTTTGACGAACTGGTGCCGCTCCTGCAACAACGCGGACTTTTCCGCACTGAGTACAAAGGTGCAACGTTACGCGACCACCTCGGCGCATCGACAGAAAATGACCTTGTCGAGCTTTAG
- a CDS encoding ATP-binding cassette domain-containing protein, producing MARLRTQSVTLRYDKRTVSTDLSVSIPDGGFTVIVGANACGKSTLLRGLSRLLRPASGEIILDGKTIETYTSRELARQLGLLPQSATAPVGITVAELVGRGRFPHQSFLRQWSTADQLAVENAMQATGVSQLANVLLEELSGGQRQRVWIAMVLAQDTSILLLDEPTTFLDIAFQIEVLDLLAELNIKGRTIVAVLHDLNHACRYATHLIAMRDGRIIAEGRPADIVSADLVEDVYGLSSMIITDPYSNTPMIVPKGRLQMLRKDAP from the coding sequence ATGGCGCGACTTCGAACACAGTCGGTGACGTTGCGATACGATAAACGAACCGTATCCACAGACCTCTCCGTAAGCATCCCCGACGGCGGTTTCACGGTTATCGTCGGTGCCAACGCTTGCGGGAAATCGACCTTGTTACGCGGCTTGTCCCGACTTCTGAGGCCTGCGTCAGGAGAGATAATTCTCGACGGAAAAACCATTGAAACCTACACAAGCCGCGAACTCGCGCGGCAACTTGGCCTGCTCCCCCAAAGTGCAACGGCGCCGGTCGGCATTACCGTTGCGGAACTGGTTGGTCGCGGGCGTTTTCCACACCAGTCGTTTCTCAGACAATGGTCGACCGCAGATCAGCTCGCGGTCGAAAATGCCATGCAGGCGACTGGCGTCAGCCAGTTGGCCAACGTTTTGCTGGAAGAGCTTTCAGGCGGCCAGCGCCAGCGTGTCTGGATCGCTATGGTCCTGGCACAGGACACATCCATCCTACTGCTCGACGAACCCACCACGTTTCTCGACATAGCCTTCCAGATCGAGGTTCTCGATCTCTTGGCCGAACTCAACATCAAAGGCCGGACGATCGTCGCCGTGTTGCATGATCTGAACCATGCCTGCCGTTACGCCACACACCTGATCGCCATGCGTGATGGCCGCATCATCGCCGAAGGCCGCCCTGCGGATATCGTCTCCGCAGACCTCGTCGAAGATGTCTACGGGCTATCATCGATGATCATCACCGATCCCTATTCCAACACACCCATGATCGTCCCAAAGGGACGGCTCCAGATGCTCAGGAAAGACGCGCCATGA